GGGAGCTATGGCAGATGTCTTTCGTGATCAGTTCAATGATCCCTCCTATAAGGAACTGCATTTTGATGAGCGTTTCGGAATTCTGGTAGATGCCGAATGGAACAGACGCAAACATAATAGGCTGCAAAAGCTGATCAAGAACGCATATTTCAAGTTCAGCAACGCCAGTGTGCCTGACATTGAATATCATGATGACAGAAAGCTGGATCGTTCAGAGATATTGAGGCTATCATCTTGTTCGTACATCAATGAAAATCGCAATGTCATCATCATGGGAGCGTCCGGTAGTGGCAAATCGTGGCTGGCTTGTGCCCTTGGCATAGCTGCTTGCCAACACTACTATCCTGTAAGATATGCCCGTCTCCCGGAACTC
This region of Candidatus Cloacimonadaceae bacterium genomic DNA includes:
- the istB gene encoding IS21-like element helper ATPase IstB, whose amino-acid sequence is MADVFRDQFNDPSYKELHFDERFGILVDAEWNRRKHNRLQKLIKNAYFKFSNASVPDIEYHDDRKLDRSEILRLSSCSYINENRNVIIMGASGSGKSWLACALGIAACQHYYPVRYARLPELLDELAIARGEGTFKKVIRQYKNIRLLILDEWLLTPLRDQEARDLLEIVEARCQCASTIFCSQFRPGGWHEKIGQETLADAILDRIVHDSCQIFIDGKVSMRERKGLNKDRKIKT